A genomic stretch from Candidatus Thiothrix anitrata includes:
- a CDS encoding permease — MQAIQQLRRFPAQQPLLFLLLAVMVWFLLYRSLIPASEALVAALPVERDSHLGGALQFFFYDTPKVLLLLIGIVFVMGIIHTFVSPERTRAMLSGKRLGVGNTMAAGLGVVTPFCSCSAVPLFIGFLQAGVPLGVTFSFLIAAPMVNEVALILLFGLFGWQVAALYLVMGLLIAIFAGMLIGKLNMEDHLEDWVRKMQNTQSAGNVGASVMTWGERIQHGFGHVREIVGKVWPYIVIGVGLGALIHGYVPEDFMASFMGKDVWWAVPAAVLLGVPMYTNAAGVIPIVQALLAKGAALGTVLAFMMSVIALSLPEMIILRKVLKPRLIATFIGVVATGILLVGYIFNLVL, encoded by the coding sequence ATGCAAGCTATCCAACAATTACGACGCTTTCCCGCGCAACAACCGCTGCTGTTCCTGCTGCTGGCGGTGATGGTGTGGTTTTTGTTGTACCGTTCGCTGATTCCAGCATCGGAAGCATTGGTTGCCGCACTGCCGGTAGAGCGTGATAGCCACCTTGGTGGGGCATTGCAATTCTTTTTCTACGACACGCCAAAAGTGTTGCTGCTACTGATTGGCATTGTGTTTGTGATGGGCATTATTCACACCTTCGTGTCGCCGGAACGTACCCGTGCGATGCTCTCCGGCAAGCGGTTGGGTGTGGGGAATACGATGGCTGCCGGTTTGGGAGTTGTCACCCCGTTTTGCTCGTGTTCCGCAGTGCCGCTGTTTATCGGTTTTTTGCAAGCAGGTGTGCCGTTGGGGGTGACGTTCTCGTTCCTGATTGCCGCGCCGATGGTGAATGAAGTCGCCTTGATCCTGCTGTTCGGCTTGTTTGGCTGGCAAGTCGCCGCGCTGTATCTGGTGATGGGTTTGCTGATTGCGATTTTCGCCGGAATGCTGATCGGCAAACTGAACATGGAAGATCACCTCGAAGACTGGGTACGCAAGATGCAAAACACCCAATCCGCTGGCAATGTTGGCGCAAGCGTAATGACGTGGGGGGAACGCATCCAGCACGGTTTCGGGCATGTGCGTGAAATTGTTGGCAAGGTTTGGCCTTACATCGTCATCGGTGTGGGCTTGGGTGCGCTGATCCACGGCTATGTGCCGGAAGATTTCATGGCATCTTTCATGGGTAAGGACGTGTGGTGGGCAGTGCCTGCGGCGGTATTGCTGGGTGTGCCGATGTATACCAATGCTGCCGGAGTCATTCCGATCGTACAGGCATTGCTGGCGAAAGGTGCGGCATTGGGAACAGTGCTGGCATTCATGATGAGTGTGATTGCGCTGTCTTTGCCGGAAATGATCATTTTGCGCAAGGTGCTGAAACCGCGCTTAATCGCCACATTCATTGGCGTGGTAGCGACAGGTATTTTGTTGGTCGGGTATATTTTTAATCTCGTTTTGTAA
- a CDS encoding thioredoxin family protein, which produces MQIKVLGTGCANCKTTFKLIEDAAKEKGVAVELEKVEDLPSIMGYGVMSTPGVVVDDKVVHAGGIPSKASIDGWLAGATAAAPAAAGCCSGGKCC; this is translated from the coding sequence ATGCAAATCAAAGTTCTCGGCACGGGTTGTGCCAACTGCAAAACCACCTTCAAGCTGATCGAAGATGCTGCTAAAGAAAAAGGCGTGGCGGTGGAATTGGAGAAGGTCGAAGACCTGCCTTCCATTATGGGCTACGGCGTAATGTCTACCCCCGGCGTGGTAGTGGATGACAAAGTGGTTCATGCGGGCGGAATCCCGTCCAAAGCCTCGATTGATGGCTGGTTGGCAGGTGCGACAGCCGCAGCACCAGCAGCGGCTGGTTGTTGCAGCGGCGGCAAGTGCTGCTAA
- a CDS encoding LuxR C-terminal-related transcriptional regulator yields MILEPEMEPEDLVAKLAEAAAGRITLTERLINLLAHAMRHDAAHPKTSSDTGLTEQEQRILERVAAGKSNKLVARELGITEGTVKVHVKHLLRKLNLRSRVEAAVWFVDQQK; encoded by the coding sequence ATGATCCTAGAACCAGAAATGGAACCCGAAGATTTGGTCGCAAAACTGGCGGAAGCAGCGGCGGGGCGCATTACCCTCACCGAACGCCTGATCAACTTACTGGCACACGCGATGCGCCACGATGCCGCCCACCCCAAAACCAGTTCTGATACGGGTTTGACTGAACAGGAACAACGCATTTTGGAACGGGTCGCAGCAGGAAAAAGCAATAAGCTGGTAGCGCGGGAACTGGGCATTACCGAAGGCACGGTCAAAGTCCACGTCAAACATTTACTACGCAAACTCAACCTGCGTTCGCGGGTGGAAGCGGCAGTGTGGTTTGTGGATCAGCAGAAGTAA
- a CDS encoding AAA family ATPase, which translates to MNTQNPIEKLTIRGFKSIRQLEQFPLTDLNVLIGANGSGKSNFVSYFRMLGELVEMRLHSWVRKQGGADRILSFGVKETSKLESVIMFQQGHYHFMLEATVDDGVVFTPIEQTGNAHTAISSWKVFHFHDTSETAGVKRLCSLHDNEYLRQDASNLAAFLYRMKAEHPDVYQQICKTIRLAVPFFDDFVLKPHKLPTEEEQLRLLWRQQDSDYALWPSQLSDGSIRFICLVTALLQPDPPSTIIIDEPELGLHPYAITLLGSLLRSASKRMQVIISTQSVPLVNEFTVEDLVIVEREQGATVFKRLDAQDLQLWLDEYSVGELWEKNILGGRPHK; encoded by the coding sequence ATGAACACCCAAAATCCTATTGAAAAACTGACTATTCGGGGCTTCAAGTCCATCCGCCAGTTGGAGCAATTCCCGCTAACCGATTTAAACGTCCTGATTGGCGCGAATGGTTCGGGTAAAAGCAATTTTGTTTCGTACTTCCGCATGTTGGGCGAGTTGGTGGAAATGCGTTTGCATAGCTGGGTACGCAAACAGGGTGGTGCTGACCGCATTCTCAGCTTTGGGGTGAAGGAAACCAGCAAACTTGAATCCGTGATCATGTTTCAACAAGGTCACTACCATTTTATGCTGGAAGCCACGGTGGATGACGGGGTTGTGTTTACGCCTATTGAACAGACAGGCAATGCTCACACAGCTATTTCCAGTTGGAAAGTTTTCCACTTTCACGACACCAGCGAGACTGCGGGCGTAAAACGGTTGTGTTCGCTGCACGACAACGAATATTTGCGTCAAGATGCATCCAATTTAGCGGCATTTCTCTACCGTATGAAAGCCGAACATCCCGATGTGTATCAGCAAATTTGTAAAACTATCCGGTTGGCAGTGCCTTTCTTCGATGACTTCGTGTTGAAACCACACAAATTGCCGACAGAAGAAGAGCAACTTCGCTTGCTGTGGCGGCAACAAGACAGCGATTACGCGCTATGGCCTAGCCAGTTATCGGATGGCTCAATTCGTTTCATTTGTCTGGTGACGGCGTTGCTGCAACCTGATCCACCTTCCACCATCATTATTGATGAGCCAGAACTGGGCTTGCACCCTTACGCTATTACGTTATTGGGATCATTGTTGCGTTCGGCTTCCAAACGGATGCAGGTGATTATTTCCACGCAATCTGTGCCACTGGTGAATGAATTTACCGTCGAAGATTTGGTAATTGTGGAACGTGAACAAGGCGCGACAGTATTCAAACGCTTGGATGCGCAAGATCTGCAATTATGGTTGGATGAGTATTCGGTCGGCGAATTATGGGAGAAAAATATTCTGGGTGGGAGACCGCACAAATGA
- a CDS encoding DUF4276 family protein, translating into MIRVHIICEGQTEEMFVNEVLAESFAVQGVYLIPSLIGKPGHKGGNFRFERLLTDVRVRLLEDARAYCTTFFDFYGLPADFPGKNEAMQYTLNADKAHCITQAMTARLQALLGAEAMRRFIPYVQMYEFEGLLFSDTSGLAQGINQPALADDFEAIRLAFASPEMINDSPETAPSKRLLAMFEAYDKPLHGSLAALEIGLGSIRRECPLFNAWLERLGQLAA; encoded by the coding sequence ATGATTCGTGTCCATATCATTTGCGAAGGGCAAACCGAGGAAATGTTCGTCAACGAAGTGTTGGCGGAAAGTTTCGCGGTTCAGGGTGTTTACCTGATTCCCTCCTTGATTGGCAAACCGGGGCATAAAGGCGGCAACTTCCGCTTCGAGCGGTTACTGACCGATGTCCGCGTGCGTTTGTTGGAGGATGCCCGTGCTTATTGCACTACCTTCTTTGATTTTTACGGTCTACCGGCGGACTTTCCCGGCAAAAACGAAGCAATGCAATATACGCTGAATGCAGACAAAGCCCATTGCATCACGCAGGCAATGACCGCACGGCTACAGGCGTTGTTGGGTGCTGAAGCCATGCGCCGTTTCATCCCTTACGTGCAAATGTACGAGTTTGAAGGTTTGCTGTTTAGCGATACCAGCGGTTTGGCTCAAGGCATTAATCAACCGGCGTTGGCAGATGATTTTGAAGCGATTCGGCTGGCTTTTGCCTCGCCTGAAATGATTAATGACAGCCCTGAAACCGCGCCCAGCAAGCGGCTGCTGGCAATGTTTGAAGCGTATGACAAGCCGTTGCATGGCTCATTGGCTGCGTTGGAAATCGGCTTGGGAAGTATCCGGCGGGAATGCCCATTGTTTAATGCGTGGTTGGAAAGACTTGGACAATTGGCAGCATAA
- a CDS encoding UPF0175 family protein yields the protein MYATNVRDLKKNPSAALRHARDEPVLILKGNQPDAVLLHLESTLGDTLLTLRPALASVLFRDGVLSLGAAAKLSGLPLVDFIQHLSSLDIEIVKADETVAQEAKDMSAWLKS from the coding sequence ATGTACGCCACTAATGTCCGCGACTTGAAAAAAAATCCATCCGCCGCTTTGCGCCATGCACGCGATGAGCCGGTACTCATCCTCAAAGGTAATCAACCCGACGCGGTTTTGCTGCATCTGGAATCAACGTTGGGTGACACGCTGCTGACATTGCGCCCTGCATTGGCTTCTGTCCTATTTCGTGACGGGGTGCTGTCCTTGGGGGCGGCTGCCAAACTTAGCGGTTTGCCATTGGTGGATTTCATCCAACACCTTAGCAGCCTCGATATTGAAATCGTCAAAGCCGATGAAACCGTTGCCCAAGAAGCGAAGGATATGAGTGCATGGCTCAAGTCGTAA
- a CDS encoding class I SAM-dependent methyltransferase: MSWYAPHLDTSLQLIQQLAPNHDSAILDIGSGAATLADDLLATGYANVSLLDISAHALAITQQRLGVNVSQIQWLVGNVLEVDLPPNHYDVWHDRAVFHFLTEEADRQRYVQQVLRALKPAGHVIMATFGEHGPTQCSGLDVIRYDATALHGEFGRSFRLLDSLTINHETPAGAVQQFLYCYCRVEG, translated from the coding sequence GTGAGTTGGTATGCGCCACATCTCGACACTTCCTTACAATTGATTCAGCAGCTTGCGCCCAACCACGATTCGGCTATTTTGGATATTGGTTCAGGTGCTGCAACGCTGGCGGATGATTTGTTGGCAACAGGCTACGCCAACGTGAGCCTATTGGACATTTCAGCGCACGCTTTGGCGATTACCCAGCAACGCTTAGGGGTGAATGTCAGCCAAATCCAGTGGCTAGTTGGTAATGTGCTGGAGGTGGATTTGCCGCCAAACCATTACGATGTTTGGCATGACCGTGCCGTGTTTCATTTCCTGACCGAAGAAGCTGATCGCCAACGTTATGTGCAACAAGTGTTACGGGCGCTTAAACCGGCTGGACATGTGATTATGGCGACTTTTGGTGAACACGGGCCAACACAATGCAGCGGCTTGGATGTCATACGTTACGACGCAACAGCCTTGCACGGTGAGTTCGGGCGTTCTTTTCGGCTACTCGACAGCTTAACCATTAACCACGAAACCCCAGCCGGAGCTGTGCAACAATTTTTATATTGCTATTGCCGGGTGGAGGGTTGA
- a CDS encoding rhodanese-like domain-containing protein has protein sequence MERTIKPEDFAAIADTAMVLDVRRLEDRAASNETVPFAIWKDPTQIEQWIEAIPRKHEVVIYCVRGGGVSNSVVDRLQAEGVQARFIEGGIEGLKAAGGKVEAK, from the coding sequence ATGGAACGTACTATTAAACCGGAAGATTTTGCTGCAATTGCAGACACTGCAATGGTGCTGGACGTGCGCCGCTTGGAAGACCGTGCTGCTTCCAACGAAACCGTGCCGTTTGCGATCTGGAAAGATCCGACCCAGATTGAGCAATGGATCGAAGCCATACCGCGCAAGCATGAGGTGGTGATTTATTGTGTGCGTGGTGGTGGTGTCAGCAACAGCGTGGTTGATCGACTGCAAGCGGAAGGGGTGCAAGCCCGCTTTATCGAGGGCGGCATTGAAGGGTTGAAAGCGGCTGGCGGCAAGGTGGAAGCCAAATGA
- the chrA gene encoding chromate efflux transporter produces the protein MSNGLQQAAPQAPTLGQAFFYWLKLGFISFGGPMGQIAMMHTDLVEKKRWISEHRFLHALNFCMILPGPEAIQLAIYISWLMHGTVGAIMAGVLFFMPAFLLLSVLAGVYLAWGDVPLMQGLFYGIKPAVVAIVLFAAWRIGSKALKNSVLWGIAAAAFVAIFVFDVGFPWIVLAAALLGVIGGKVMPDKFKGGGGHGASDKQYGAAVIDDHTPTPNHAKFSWVKLGITVVAFIGIWAVAMFALGGNQALSEMGDFFTKAAFLTIGGAYAVLPYVYQGGVEQFGWLTGPQMIDGLALGETTPGPLIMVVTWVGYLGGVSKEVFANPITAGFAGAAVATFFTFLPSFLFILAAGPMVESSRNDLKFTAPLTGVTAAVVGVIMNLAVFFAWHTFWPKATDATPFVAPFEWFAVMVAIGAFIALWKYKVDVMKVIGVCAVLGLAYTLAMGAM, from the coding sequence ATGTCTAATGGTTTACAACAGGCTGCGCCACAAGCTCCAACCTTGGGGCAGGCATTTTTCTACTGGCTGAAACTCGGCTTCATCAGCTTTGGCGGCCCGATGGGGCAGATCGCCATGATGCACACCGATCTGGTGGAAAAGAAACGCTGGATTTCCGAACACCGCTTTTTACACGCGCTGAATTTCTGCATGATTTTACCGGGGCCGGAAGCGATTCAGTTAGCCATCTACATTAGCTGGCTGATGCACGGTACGGTGGGCGCAATCATGGCAGGCGTGTTGTTCTTTATGCCTGCGTTTTTGCTGCTTTCCGTGTTGGCGGGGGTGTATCTGGCGTGGGGTGATGTGCCGCTGATGCAAGGCTTGTTCTACGGCATAAAACCGGCGGTCGTGGCGATTGTGCTGTTTGCCGCCTGGCGGATTGGATCGAAGGCACTAAAAAACAGCGTCTTGTGGGGCATTGCTGCCGCCGCGTTTGTTGCCATTTTTGTGTTTGATGTCGGTTTCCCGTGGATTGTGTTGGCAGCCGCGTTGTTGGGTGTGATTGGTGGCAAAGTCATGCCGGACAAGTTCAAAGGCGGTGGCGGGCATGGCGCATCAGATAAGCAATACGGCGCGGCGGTGATTGATGACCATACCCCAACGCCAAATCATGCAAAATTTTCGTGGGTAAAACTCGGCATTACCGTTGTTGCTTTCATCGGTATTTGGGCAGTCGCCATGTTCGCGCTGGGTGGCAATCAAGCCTTGAGCGAGATGGGCGATTTCTTCACCAAAGCGGCATTCCTGACCATTGGCGGAGCGTATGCGGTATTACCCTACGTTTACCAAGGTGGGGTGGAACAGTTCGGCTGGTTAACCGGGCCGCAAATGATTGATGGGTTGGCATTGGGCGAAACCACGCCGGGGCCGTTAATCATGGTGGTCACTTGGGTGGGCTATCTGGGCGGTGTTAGCAAAGAGGTGTTTGCCAACCCCATTACAGCGGGTTTTGCTGGGGCAGCAGTGGCAACCTTTTTCACGTTTTTACCGTCATTCCTGTTCATTCTCGCAGCAGGGCCGATGGTAGAAAGCTCGCGTAATGACCTCAAATTTACCGCACCGCTGACCGGTGTGACGGCGGCAGTGGTGGGTGTGATTATGAATCTGGCGGTGTTTTTCGCGTGGCATACGTTTTGGCCGAAAGCGACCGATGCTACCCCGTTTGTTGCACCGTTTGAATGGTTCGCAGTGATGGTGGCAATCGGTGCATTTATTGCGCTGTGGAAATACAAGGTGGATGTGATGAAAGTGATCGGCGTGTGCGCCGTATTGGGATTGGCTTATACACTGGCTATGGGAGCAATGTGA
- a CDS encoding DUF4395 domain-containing protein has protein sequence MNKHFYFGEVVDGYAVRVLNEREARAAAGLLFVFAILSFLYAYRTMDFRYTSIFITFFMVDFFIRVLVNPKYAPSLIVGRFFVSRQQPEYVGAAQKRFAWSIGLVLSIIMFWLVVVAEMMTPIKIYICVTCLILLFSETAFGICIGCSLHNLIRKTPPTLCPGGVCEVRQKEEIQRINPIQATIAVLALGIAGIFLYGAVYV, from the coding sequence ATGAACAAGCATTTCTATTTTGGCGAAGTGGTGGATGGCTATGCCGTGCGTGTATTGAATGAACGCGAAGCCCGTGCCGCAGCGGGGCTGTTATTTGTGTTTGCGATTTTGTCGTTTTTGTATGCGTATCGCACGATGGATTTTCGCTACACCAGCATTTTCATCACGTTTTTTATGGTGGATTTCTTCATCCGCGTCTTGGTGAACCCTAAATACGCGCCCAGCCTGATCGTCGGGCGTTTCTTTGTTTCACGGCAACAACCCGAATACGTCGGGGCTGCACAAAAGCGGTTTGCGTGGAGCATTGGCTTGGTGTTGTCGATCATTATGTTTTGGTTGGTCGTGGTGGCGGAAATGATGACACCGATCAAGATTTACATTTGCGTCACTTGCCTGATTTTGCTGTTTAGCGAGACCGCTTTTGGCATTTGCATTGGCTGTTCGTTGCACAACTTGATCCGCAAAACCCCGCCGACACTCTGCCCCGGCGGGGTGTGCGAAGTGCGCCAAAAAGAAGAGATTCAACGCATTAACCCAATACAGGCAACCATTGCCGTGTTAGCCTTGGGCATCGCTGGTATCTTTCTTTATGGAGCTGTTTATGTCTAA
- a CDS encoding tellurite resistance/C4-dicarboxylate transporter family protein, with amino-acid sequence MTQHTSDNTLRWLEGLPPGYFAVAMASGILSIAFDMIGQTLLVEGLFMAALLAWVTMLGLSAWRLWRFPQAVKIDLLNIRRVFAFFTLVVSTNVVGILLHQHGYPQLALACWAFAFVVWSLLLYLSFSVLTFLTHPHTVNVVHGDWLTSIIATQSLVLLGVMVAPDLGIYTDYMLVEVHLLWLLGLVLYGIFVTLFCYRIFFKRFQPEDTSPLMWVIMGAAASGVNAGTVLLESSPSLHFLQALHPFIDGVAMLLWSWATWWIPMLVIFGVWKHGVRHYPLHYEPTMWSMVFPLGMYAVASFRLGLAAEFPPLQWIALLIVWVGFAVWCLVLLGLVRTWWRH; translated from the coding sequence ATGACGCAGCATACATCTGACAACACACTCCGATGGCTGGAAGGCTTGCCGCCGGGCTACTTCGCAGTAGCAATGGCGAGCGGCATTTTGAGCATTGCGTTTGACATGATCGGGCAAACGCTGCTGGTGGAGGGGCTATTCATGGCAGCGTTGCTGGCGTGGGTCACGATGCTGGGCTTGAGCGCGTGGCGGCTATGGCGTTTTCCGCAAGCGGTGAAAATCGACTTGCTGAATATCCGCCGGGTATTTGCGTTTTTTACGCTGGTGGTATCGACCAATGTGGTGGGGATTTTGCTGCATCAACACGGCTACCCGCAATTGGCATTGGCGTGTTGGGCATTCGCGTTTGTGGTGTGGTCGTTGCTGTTGTACCTGAGTTTTAGCGTGCTGACATTTTTGACGCATCCGCATACCGTGAATGTGGTGCATGGCGATTGGTTGACCTCGATTATTGCCACGCAATCACTGGTGTTGCTGGGGGTGATGGTTGCGCCGGATTTGGGCATTTACACCGATTACATGCTGGTGGAAGTGCATTTACTGTGGCTGCTGGGGCTGGTGTTATACGGAATTTTTGTCACCTTATTTTGCTACCGGATTTTCTTCAAGCGATTTCAACCCGAAGATACCTCGCCCTTGATGTGGGTCATTATGGGTGCGGCCGCATCAGGGGTAAATGCCGGAACGGTATTGTTGGAATCATCGCCTAGCCTGCACTTTTTACAAGCCTTGCACCCGTTTATTGATGGGGTGGCAATGCTGTTGTGGTCGTGGGCAACTTGGTGGATTCCAATGCTGGTGATCTTTGGGGTGTGGAAACACGGAGTACGACATTACCCGCTGCACTACGAACCGACAATGTGGAGCATGGTGTTTCCGCTGGGCATGTATGCGGTTGCGAGTTTCCGGCTGGGTTTGGCAGCGGAATTTCCGCCGTTGCAGTGGATTGCACTGCTGATCGTGTGGGTGGGTTTTGCGGTGTGGTGTTTGGTGTTGCTGGGTTTGGTACGCACATGGTGGCGTCATTAA
- a CDS encoding TusE/DsrC/DsvC family sulfur relay protein, whose protein sequence is MSTELNVERDAEGYLVNPEDWNPDIAHAFSAEENIELTDDYWVVLQYVRDYWEEHKITPDIRHVTDFMAKQQGIDKKAAKQQLFHLFPYGYVKQTCKIAGMQRPRAWSTG, encoded by the coding sequence ATGTCCACAGAACTAAACGTTGAACGCGATGCCGAAGGCTATCTCGTTAACCCCGAAGATTGGAATCCAGACATTGCCCACGCTTTCTCCGCCGAAGAAAACATCGAATTGACCGATGATTACTGGGTCGTGTTGCAATACGTGCGTGATTATTGGGAGGAACACAAAATCACCCCCGACATCCGCCACGTCACCGATTTCATGGCAAAACAGCAAGGAATCGACAAAAAAGCCGCCAAGCAGCAATTGTTCCACCTGTTCCCTTATGGCTATGTGAAACAAACCTGCAAAATTGCCGGAATGCAACGCCCGCGTGCGTGGAGTACTGGCTAG
- a CDS encoding LysR family transcriptional regulator has translation MLSNIEIVDSKEYRMDTEQARTFLAIAAQGSFIAAASQLHLTQSTVSARIQRLEETLNARLFVRNRSGASLTPAGRRFLEYAKRLVFTAEQAIHDVGSSSRYRATLRVGGRIALWEGFLPQWVGWMRRTNPDVAMRTEIGFEDDLMRHLIEGTLDMGLMYTPSHQPGLIVEHLFDERLILVSSRPDVHEPGAGYVHVDWGASFHAQHRQSFPQMETPALVANIGWLAIQLVLANGGCCFLPVRLAQPFLMTGQLFRVLGAPEYDHPAYMVYPQKAESMVLEQAVQGLREVAKQQR, from the coding sequence TTGCTGTCTAATATCGAAATTGTCGATAGTAAAGAATACCGCATGGATACCGAACAAGCCCGTACTTTCCTCGCGATTGCTGCCCAGGGCAGTTTTATTGCCGCTGCCAGCCAGCTACACCTCACGCAATCCACCGTGAGTGCGCGGATTCAACGGCTGGAGGAAACCTTGAATGCGCGGCTGTTCGTGCGCAATCGCTCCGGCGCGAGCCTGACACCCGCAGGGCGACGCTTTCTGGAATACGCCAAACGGCTGGTTTTTACCGCAGAACAGGCGATTCACGACGTGGGTTCCTCCAGCCGTTACCGCGCTACGCTGCGTGTCGGGGGGCGCATTGCGTTATGGGAAGGCTTTTTGCCGCAATGGGTCGGGTGGATGCGCCGCACCAATCCCGATGTGGCCATGCGCACGGAAATCGGCTTTGAAGATGACCTGATGCGCCATTTGATTGAGGGCACGCTCGACATGGGTTTGATGTACACGCCCAGCCACCAACCGGGGTTAATCGTTGAACATTTATTCGACGAACGTTTGATTCTGGTCAGCAGTCGCCCCGATGTTCACGAACCGGGTGCGGGGTACGTCCATGTCGATTGGGGCGCAAGTTTTCATGCGCAACACCGCCAAAGTTTCCCGCAAATGGAAACGCCTGCGTTGGTGGCGAATATTGGCTGGCTGGCAATTCAACTGGTGCTGGCGAATGGCGGCTGCTGTTTTTTGCCGGTGCGTTTGGCACAGCCGTTTTTGATGACGGGGCAATTGTTTCGGGTGTTGGGTGCGCCGGAATACGACCATCCGGCGTACATGGTTTATCCGCAAAAAGCCGAGAGCATGGTGCTGGAACAGGCAGTGCAGGGTTTGCGGGAAGTGGCGAAGCAGCAGCGTTAA
- a CDS encoding ABC transporter ATP-binding protein: MNTTPAIELRGLCKRYGSGDTAVDALKGVDMRIAPGEVVGLVGPSGSGKSTLLKCLGAVIDPTAGQMFLGGEAIFDGVWKVKDLRTLRRDRIGFVFQAPYLIPFLDVTDNVALLPMLAGKSNKEARRRALELLEALDVAHRAKSNPALLSGGEQQRVSIARALANNPPVILADEPTAPLDGERALAVVKILNDMAQQHQTAIIVVTHDEKIIPTFKRLYHIRDGKTYEESVG, encoded by the coding sequence ATGAACACCACTCCGGCCATTGAACTGCGCGGCTTATGCAAACGCTACGGCAGCGGCGACACGGCGGTGGACGCGCTCAAGGGCGTGGATATGCGCATTGCCCCCGGCGAAGTGGTCGGGTTGGTTGGTCCCAGCGGTTCGGGCAAAAGCACCTTGCTGAAATGTCTGGGCGCGGTCATTGACCCCACCGCAGGGCAAATGTTTTTGGGCGGGGAAGCGATTTTCGATGGGGTATGGAAGGTGAAAGATTTACGCACCTTACGCCGTGACCGCATCGGCTTTGTGTTCCAGGCCCCGTATCTGATCCCGTTTCTGGACGTGACTGACAATGTGGCGCTGTTGCCGATGCTGGCGGGCAAATCCAACAAGGAAGCGCGGCGGCGGGCACTGGAATTGCTCGAAGCCCTCGACGTTGCCCATCGTGCCAAATCTAATCCGGCACTGCTCTCCGGTGGCGAACAACAGCGCGTGTCGATTGCGCGGGCATTGGCAAATAATCCGCCAGTAATTCTTGCCGACGAACCCACCGCGCCGCTGGATGGCGAACGGGCATTAGCAGTGGTGAAAATCCTCAACGACATGGCGCAACAGCATCAAACCGCGATTATTGTGGTCACGCATGATGAGAAGATTATTCCGACCTTTAAGCGGCTATATCATATTCGCGATGGCAAGACGTATGAGGAAAGTGTGGGTTAA